One segment of Scyliorhinus torazame isolate Kashiwa2021f chromosome 14, sScyTor2.1, whole genome shotgun sequence DNA contains the following:
- the LOC140390258 gene encoding major histocompatibility complex class I-related gene protein-like isoform X2 → MEASMIGLIVLLLLCGEVAAGSHSLRYFLTGITPIPGFPEFVAVGYVDGVQFIMYDSDRKELIPREQWMVDSEGPESWERKKYLARDREASCKFHVGIIMSRTNQSGGIHVYQTMTGCELRDDGSTTGFNQRGWDGQDFINYDRSNNVWVTPVPWGESIKNRWNRNTAYNQAWKDYLEVECIEWLRKYLEYGQRELRVVAPIVSFTRLGDSNRLSCVVTGFYPQAIEVNLCRDGVVIGEILSSGILPNHDRTYQIRKWVEFDPEDQAEYSCRVEHSGLNEALMVIYAIPE, encoded by the exons ATGGAAGCATCAATGATTGGACTGATAGTGCTGCTCCTTCTGTGTGGAGAGGTGGCTGCAG GCTCTCACTCTCTCCGGTATTTCCTCACGGGGATAACTCCAATCCCTGGATTCCCGGAGTTTGTGGCTGTCGGTTATGTGGATGGTGTCCAGTTTATTATGTACGACAGCGATCGGAAGGAGTTGATTCCCCGGGAGCAGTGGATGGTGGACAGTGAGGGGCCTGAGTCCTGGGAACGGAAGAAGTATCTCGCACGGGACCGGGAGGCGAGTTGCAAATTTCATGTTGGAATCATCATGTCCAGGACCAaccagtcaggag GGATCCATGTTTACCAGACGATGACTGGCTGTGAACTGAGGGATGACGGGTCAACGACTGGATTTAACCAGAGGGGGTGGGATGGACAAGATTTCATCAACTACGACAGGAGTAACAACGTGTGGGTAACCCCGGTCCCCTGGGGAGAGAGCATCAAAAACAGGTGGAACCGGAACACGGCCTACAATCAGGCATGGAAAGATTACCTGGAGGTGGAGTGTATCGAGTGGCTGAGGAAATATCTGGAGTATGGACAGagggaactgagagtcg TTGCCCCCATCGTGTCCTTTACCCGTTTGGGTGATTCTAACCGGCTGTCCTGTGTCGTCACCGGCTTTTACCCTCAAGCCATCGAGGTGAATCTGTGCAGAGACGGAGTGGTGATTGGTGAGATCCTGTCCAGTGGGATCTTACCCAATCACGACAGGACCTACCAGATCCGGAAATGGGTGGAGTTTGATCCGGAGGACCAGGCCGAGTATTCCTGTCGGGTGGAACACAGCGGACTGAATGAGGCACTGATGGTGATTTATG